DNA sequence from the Coturnix japonica isolate 7356 chromosome 3, Coturnix japonica 2.1, whole genome shotgun sequence genome:
TTTTGATTACATGAAAATGTCTCCACACTATACAATGTCTTGCACCTATACAATGCATAGGTGTAAGACCtccagaaaacatttcaactACAGCTTTGGATAGTTTGCAGAAACAACTTATTTCAATGAGAATAGGGGAATTTGTGatcatgaagaaaaagaggaaaattagTAAAACTAGTTTATAGAACTATCAAGCTacacaagcaaaacaataaaGATTCAGAGCTGATTCCACTAAAGTATCCCAATATTAATGCAGATATATTACTGTATTGTTTGTGCATCTGTGAAATAGCCTTCCCTTGTGAAGTAAATCAGATGTCCAGGCACATCACCTGCTTTTCAGACTGTCTAATGTGATAAGAGAAACAGATTAAGGTGATCAATAAAGCTAATAAGAAAGCTGGCCTTCACTGTCAAAGCATTAGGGCTTGAagctttaataaaaaattaccAGGACGTGAAGCAAAGCATCTAGACTCAAGCAGCCCGAAGAGATCCCTAAGAAGAGCTCAATCTCCAAATATTCTTCTTATATTATTCATAACATTCTTTAAGTAGTAATTCATTCAAGAACAGAGGCATGAAGAACATGGTGGGTCCACCTGGGAGGAAGCCTATCTCCATGAAATAAGAAGCATCCCCAGCACATTTTGCATGGGCCATGACTGCTTTCTGTCTACCTGCAGAAAGTTTATGCTTCGTGTCTGGGAATTTAATCAAATTGTTGCATCCTGCTGCCACAGTTGATCAAATGAGAATGATATATCTGCAGATAATTTTGGTGTTTTAAAGTCTACTGAACATTGCTGGAAGAAAAAGTCAAAGataaactgtttttcctgtCAATTTAAAGAACTATTCTACAAGGAGTATCCGTAGCATGTTAGTACTGTGCTGTCAGCTCCTTTCACTGCACTCAGCAGTGATAAAAGGAGGATCAAGGGAGGACAAGAGGGCGATGAGGGCCAGCACCTGCATTGGCTGCAAGGTACATGGGATGGCTTGGGTTGGTAGGGATCATCTGGCTAGAACAGCTCCTGCAAGTGCAGCAAGGGAGAACCTCTCAGTGTCAAGGTTGAAGGTAGGACACAAATGCAGGCTTTGAAGAGAGTGAGACATGCACCACTGGCAGGACAGGTAACTTAGACATGGAATGGGCCGCTGTCTGCACCTTAGATCAAGGAAAAGTTGTCATCATTGACAGATGGCACCAGAGCGGGGAGCTCTGATGGTGGCAGTGACAGAAACGCTTCTCTGTGTGGCAGCAGAACAGTGCAAGCAAGAAGCCAGGCCTGGTgactgccctgcagcagcctccATCCAAGCACTCCAGCTCTCACTTTCCATCAGCGCTTGGCACCAAACAACAGACAGCAGCGGCCCACAGGGGGGTGGCTGCTTGCTGGGCACTGCTCCATGAGGCTGCAAAAAACTGCTCACAGCTCCAGAACAAGATCTATTTTCACAGATGGCGGCTGAAGAACTCGTACAATTCATCTGTGGTAGTGGTTTGAAAGACCACCCTTTCAAAAGAGAACTTGCAGCTTACAATGAATTCAAGCTGTTGGATACTATGATATTTGGTAGTACATGTAATctcttttataaatacataaatctgCTCCTTACAGTGGCCAACAACAAGTGCTTCCAAGGAGAACACAAGAAAATCTAAATCCTTGGTCCAGCTTTTGTGGATTTTGCATGCCTTGAGccctttctctttctgggaAGGACTGATCTTTCTGCACAGTATTGTAAGCAAAAAAAGTAATGCTGTTCTACAACTGGCAGTatcacagtgctgtgtgtaGTCCTTCCATTCTAGCTCTCTGCAGTCTAACAGCctggctgctttctgtctgATGCTTTGCATTTGTAGCACTGTCTATATGGATCCCTTACTCACTTCCACGAGTTAATGTAGACCTCTGTGAAATAAGCACTGTATACATTACCCTTCTACACAcaaagggggaagggaaggagaaaaaacaagacaacaacTAATTCAGAACTCATATTTTATCAAGCTGAGACATCTCTGTAATAATTTAAGCTGCacaaacagtaatgaaaaaagTCATATGTTGCATCATCCTATAATTATTACTCGCACTTTTGCTGCTCTTTCAGCCTTTGCCAGCAGTAGCTCGATACATATGACTCACTGtcagtttgggattttttgCTTAATATCATGAAGCCATCATTGTCTTTCATTAAACTTTAAGATAATATTTAATTATGGCCTTATCaatataatgtaaaaataagagTTACTCTGTTCTCTCTAATAAGGTGGAAGTCAATTTCTAAGGCATCTCATTTTGAAAAGTTTAAAAGTAACAAGACTTCCATTTTGGATTAAGTAACATTTCATGTTTTGGAGCACACAGTAGTCAagagttatttatttaatacacTCATCCTGGTTTTCCAGTTCagcttatgttttgtttgtccTGACTCTGTCTCTGCAGTAATGCAATATGGAAATAGCCGAGGACCTGATGTTTCTTACAGCCATTTGTATTCTGAGGCAGCAATACCCCCCTCTCCTACTAACATCTCATTTGAACCAGCGCTGCCCTCTCTGAATCAGCTTCAGCTCAGAGCCCTGCATGCAATGGTGCCTAACATGCAGGTAGCCCAGCCTCCTTCTCCACACTCCTCTTGTGCAGTTGATAACTCTCAGATGCTAACAATTTCTGAAATGGTTGAGAGTCATCTCATTTTGAGTGATGCAGCAGTGCACTCTTGCTTCTCACCCTTGTCACATGTTGTATGTAAAACACCTATTGAATAAGCAGCGACTCCAAGAGCCCTCTGCAGCTGATTAGTTTGGCTCTGAAAATACTGAGAGCCAGAGTGGCTCTCTAGGAGTGGGATCTCATATAAAAGGAGACTGTCAGCAGAGTTACAAGATTGGGTGGGAGAGAAAACCTAGTAAAATAACACAGATAAAAGCATGATTTGCTTGCTATTCACCTTGCCTTTGTAACATCATGGTCTGTCTCTAAGCTATACTTTCTACTGCACTGCTGGCTTGCAAAACTTTCAATGGAACAAGTTTTTCTGGCAGAAGAacactgatttttatctttaatgAGCAGCCTCTCTATCATTTTGCTTCGGGAAACAGCTTCCTGGTTGTAAACTGCTTGAGAGTGCTGACAACTTCAAAAGCAGCCAGTGGAGATTTCTTGCAAAGTTCAGGAAGGATCTCAAAAATGCTGAAGGCTGCAGACGATGTTGGTATGAAGCAGGAGGACTCTGCGCCACAACGTGCTGAAATAACAAGTTGGGATATCAATGACATCAAACTCCCCCAGGTATGTGTCTGCGTCTTAGCAATTTACCCAATTCTGATTAGTCTTCTCCACCTCAAAACCCTTTTTCATCTATGTCTCACTGTGTTTATGTTCTTTGTCATCCTGAGCTATAGGACACTGTCTTGCTTGAAGAGCTAGAGAATGTCCAGTAAAAtggtttttccttccttctgtcctaAAAATCTTATCTGCGTCCTCCATGGAAAACCCATGGCACCCCACACCCCAAAGTCATCTTCCTGTCTCTTACCTTAGTACGTATGTCCCAGATTCCTTCTGCCAGTCTCCTTTGCCATCTAGCTCTGTCCTACACCCTCCAACCCAGCCTTCTTACCTGATCCCAGTCTCTTCCCTGCTATGTCACCACTGCTTGCCCAAAGCCTCCGTGTCCCAGTCCGCCTCCTCCCCAAGGTCACCTTCACCTGCGTACAGCCTGAAGGCTTCCCCCATAGCTCTCTATGTGCTCTCCAATGAGGGAGCTCAGCAGCTTTTATCTTTCACAGCTCATATCCTTAGTACTATAATGGCTCTCAGTGGCTGGGAACAGCAGTTTTAAGCAAAGTCCTGTTCAGTTCTTATGCTTTTGTTATGATCAACCTTTACCCTCACAGACCATCAGAGGGTATGCTTCATGTTTTACAGCTTACTACAGTTTACTATGTTGACTGTAGCAATAAAGGAGTTATGTAATTAGCTCTTTGTCTTATTTTAATTCCCACTGaggtgttttgttctttcattattCCTTACAGTCTTgtctttgggtttgtttgtttttgtttttttttctgctcattcCCCAGtgttgaaaataaaacctgacTTTTGGTTTTGGACTTCAAAAAAATCTCTGTGGAAGACTTTCACTTTTAGGCCAAGTATCCAGAATGAAAGAGCTGCAGATGTGCAAATAGCCTCAGCTTGATTCAGTATTTGCCCTTTTTATAGTGAGTGGAGATAAACCAAGCCAGTGTAATGCTGCTTTCATGACCTGAAGggcaaagcagaacagcatgTGTTGTTTTCTGTCAGGTACCCCATCTTCACCCCCTGTTGCAGTTCTCCACATGGCAGAACCCACAGGCCAAGCCTCCTGACCTGGATCTCAGGGGCTTGTGAGgagcttcattttttctgtcttccttgtTCCACGCTCTCTGGCAGCTGAGTTGCCAAGCAGCATTGTTGCTGCTGTGCCAGAGTGATGCAGACTCAGGAAAACCCAGCAGAAGGCCACGCTGGGCTCCTACATGAGCCTCCCCATATCtcttttttgtctccttttcagGATGTGAGACAGACGGACTGGTTTCAGGAATGGCCAGATTCCTACGTAAAACATATTTACAGCTCAGAGGATAAAAACGCTCAGAGGCATCACAGTAGCTGGGCAATGAGAAACACCAACAACCACAACTCTCGTATCTTAAAGAAGTCCTGCCTTGGTGTTGTGGTCTGCGGCAATGACTGCTCTACCTTGGATGGCAGGAAGATCTACCTGAGGCCAGCGATATGTGACAAAGCTAGGCAGAAACAACAGCGTGAGTATGGGGATGGCTGCTCGTTATGTGGCAGCTAATAAGTGAACACCATGTAAGCCAAATCAAATTAGAGGATACTCTTTGGATTATCATCCATTCTTGTATTCAAATGCAACTATTAGAATACTGCACTTTACATTTCTTAATATTAGAGAtgttgtttatttgcttgtttccttttgGACTCAATAATCCTTATGGGCTCCTTCCAACTAGTGATATcctatgattgtatgatttatttattttttctggtgGAAGATGGTAAGAGATTGATTTGCAGCCTTCTCAGGCCCTGCTGACCTTCGTTATTTCATGGCCCCAAGAGTAACTTGAGGAAGTCTTGCAGGAAAGACAGTGCTCATTAACTGCAATGGCTGGCAAATAGGCTTTATGGCCATTATGCCCGAGAAAAGACAGTACAGAGAAAATGAGCCGGACACACATCCTTCATTTAGGTATTCTAAGCTCTTTCATATTCCTCAATAGAGCTACTGTTTTCGGGCACCAATGAACATTTTAGCTAAAGAAAGGTTTTACTTGAGCACTTGCTGAGGTCACAGTGATGTCCCATAGAAAAATCCAACAAGAACATACCTGATattcgatgatctctaaggtcccttccaacccacacaagactgtGGTACTGTGATTCCCGGTACTttcaagaactgaaagaaaacattaagacCTTTGAAGGTGAAAGCTCTTAGTTGGCCTTACTAAAGGTGGAAATAGCTTTTGCTAGTTATATTTAATAATGGAACAGAATAAATGTAACCATTTATTTGCTTATgcttgaaattattattattattacatagTTTATTCTCAGTGCAGTTCCTAAGCCCCAAACTAGAAGTGGCAGTCCACCCCCAAGAGAACCATTGTACCAGATGGGATTCACCTGTCTGGCGTTACATAGGGAATACTTCCCCCTGTCTTTTCTCCAGGGAAGTGCTGTCCAAACTGCAACGGACCCCTGCGGCTCCTTTCCTGCCGAGGCCATGGGGGTTACCCAGTCACCAACTTCTGGAGGCATGAAGGCCAGTTCATATTTTTTCAGGTTGGTATAAAATTACCTTACATTATGCAGGTTAATGttaaagattctttttttcttttggaagtaCTGATTaaggagattttctttttccaacaaATAAGGGTCGTGGAATATGTCAACAATGCAGTTGTAAGGTCAAAACATTTCATAGTGTGTGTGCAGGTTCCCAAGCTACCTGATCTAACTGGGCAcatccctgctggagcaggagggtGAGCCAGACCCCCAGTGGTCCTTCCCAATCTAAATTATTCTATGCTCCTATAGGTTCAGAGCACTTTTTTGGTTTAGACTCCCAGAAGAACCTGTtgattttgaagtatttttgcTCATATATAGGGAACAAATAATTATCAAAGAATCAGAAATGCCCCTTTACTATCAGCCTTGCCGGGGACCCTTTGTGTAGACATGACGCTATCCTAAGAGATCATGTATGGAAAACACCATCTATGCATTATACTCAACCTATACCTGGAAAACAATGCATCCAATGTTTAAATAATTGGAATTGTTTTTGGAAGCTGTAGTCCTAGTTTAGTACCATAAACACTGCATTGCCTTCTAGTCTTTAGAGTCTTCATAGTTCTCTTTCATTTACATGTAggttaaataatattaattctCTGTGGGAGCTGATAGAAATTAATGTCCTGCTAAACACACCTAAGAAGAATGATTaacagctgcagggctgatATAGCCAGCTGACCTTGTGGCTTTAATTGGGTCTCCAGTGTGGGGAGTCTCTTCTGCGTATCAGTGTGTTGTACTACTTTATGACTTGAGGGAATTTCTGCCCTATCAGGCTTTATCAGTGATCTGCTTGTTACTTGAGCTTAAATAAGTCTACACACCATTAAACCAGGCCGTGTGTGTGTTTTTGGCCTGTGCTAAAAGATCCTATTCCCTTAAGATTAATAACAAGACTGTTTCTAAATACTGCAATTCCTTTCTCAAGTCCAAAGGGGCTCATGACCATCCACGTCCAGAAACAAAACTAGAAGCAGAAGCAAGGAGATCCATTCAAAAggcacacacagctttttctCCACCTTCTCCAACGCTAATAAGACTCCAGGAGGTCAAGGTAACTTTTATTATCAACAAATGAAATTGCAGGGCGAGGGATCCCTGGTGCAAGGGACCTTGTCTTTGTGTGGGAGTGGGTTTTGTGTCTCTACATTTCATTTCCCCATTGTCAGGTACAGAAGGAGCAGGGCCGCCCCGAGCActttgctcagcacagcactgagtcCATTGCTGGCATTCCCTAGTCAGAGCCTCTTTGGGCTGGAGGCAGGGCTGGAGGGCATCACTTCATTCTCGGCATGTTTTTTTGTCCATATAACTCATGCTTGCAAATAGTTCTTGGCCTCATTGTATTTAGTGGTATATataatcttttccttctttataaaTGCACAAGTTGCCTTTAGAAAATTTTCCTACAAATGTTAAGTGCAGCTCCAGAAATTAAATGACTTATAAACAAATCTGGGAATAAAGTAGTTAGGTATTTGGTCAATTCTGTATTGATGCTGAAGGAGAATATTAGAaggttttaaaatggatttaacTTTTAATATGAGAAAATTTGGTTTTCACATGCAGTTGGTATTGCTGAACCTGAGAGAAGTCTCCATAGATTTGCCTGTAATGTTTTGACAAGAAATGAGGAGGGAGAGCCATAGAAAAATATATGGGCCCAAAATAGAGCAAGTGATGAGTAGGATGTTTTCTCTATAGTGTCACCTGATTTTTAGCTGAAGATGTGCTGGTCCTAAATTAGATCACTGGAATTTCTTCTCATTGTAAGGAGAGAGCAGTTGAAAGGAGCTTTCCTACTCTGGCAGTTAACAAGTCAAAGAATCACTATAATTAAATGGACACAAAGACATTATTATGAAGAGCAGAGACCTGTAAGTACTAATCAGAAATGATAGCACAAAATGAGTATTCTGACAGGAATTAAGTAGTGTAAAATTATAATCCAATAATTAAGGCATTTAAAGAAATTGCAAAAtatccagggaaaaaaaaaaaatgactcaGAAGAATAATTCCAGTGTGCTGCTCCCTCCTCCAATGAGAGGAGTTTATGGCCAAATAGAATTTACAGATAATAAAAATAGTCAGTTAAGAATATTTCAAAAccaccatttaaaaaaaagaatattttatatattttccaaactccatagaaataaattctgtggagtcaaatgtatttcaatgatttcattttcaagtgctCCTTCAGTATATCTTGGCAGCTGTGAATGTGAGATCTAgtgattctttttgtttaaaacagaattcaGCTGAAAACCAGTGAGCCAAGCCCAGAACCATGAGCTCAGAGCCCCTGATAGGTTTGTCCCCAaagctcctggctctgctctaAAAGGAGGTGCTCCTGCTGTGCCTGCTTTATTCCCTGCAAAGTCATGTAATGCTTTTTGTATGCACTTGCTGCATTTTGGTTCATGTTGCTAGTCTGGACCATGTTGCACTAAATCTCATCTTGCTTTCCCAAGTCTCTGACAGGTGAGGTCCCCACCCAGAAGGTTTTGCCTTTGCTCCTTTCCCAGCCGGACCAGTGTATGCTACCTGCCAGTTTCGGGGGCTGTTTAAGCAcaagctccctgcagcagacaCCAGGCCACTGCATGGAACAGACACCATACCCAGGGGCAGCCGGGGAACACGTGGAAGGCCGGGTGCACCCTGCTCATGTTGGCTCATGCACACAGGCCTGGAGCAGCCCCCTGCACATCCCTGGTGTGCTGCCGGTTACAAAGGGAGGCTACAATCCCCTCAGGCCCAGTGCTGGCCCTCTTGGGGAGGAATCCTGTGAGGGAAAAGCCCCTCCGGCCTACAGCCTCCCTCCTCCATCCTACCCTCTGCCTCAGCATGGGTCTGGCCTGCGGGGCtcacaccagcagctcccagtgctctTCAAGGAAAGTCATGGTGACGTGGAAGAAGGAAGGCGCTGCACGAACCCCAGCTACTGCAACAACTTGTTTTGTAACCTGTACCCATTACGGTGACTGGGTTAATGTTTTCTCTCTATATGCACCTCCAGCAACGGGCAGCATCTTTGCTTTTAGACATAAGGAAGGGCTTTTATACCTGCAGAGCTctccctgctttctttcttttccctcactACTTTGTCAATCTAACAGTCATCATCTCTTCTTACAAACTATCCTAGTCGCTACCAGGCAGCTTGGCAGAATTTCACAGCACCAGCCCTATCACCCTTCCACCTGACCTAGTTTCACACATTTCACCCTGTGTTTCAATCACTTTCTGCAAGCCATATTTCAGCGGGAGATATCATTTAcctaatttgttttaaaaagtaggGTGACAAAAATGAAAGTCCTTGCCTGAATTTAGTGGCCAGCTTTGGGAGGGATGCCAAGGCTGGAGCCATGTCTATGGCTGGTTCCCCCAGCTTCCCCAGTGCCGGCAGTGCTGACCAGCCCTGCCTGTGAAGCGAGCCATGCCCAGGCAAAAGGAACTTTTTATTGAGATGAGTCTGGAAGGACAGTATTACAAAACCAGTGGCAATAAAAACTTCACAGTACCTCAGACCATCTGGTGTGTGTCAAAACAGGTTTGGTCTTCTCATGAGAACTTCTAGTACCTGTAGGAGTTCTACAGGAAAGTTGGGGAGGGACTTTATGTAAGGACATGTATcgacaggatgaggggaaatggctttataATGGAAGTAGATTTaaactagatattaggaagacaCTCTTTACTGGGGCGGTGGTGATACACTGGAAtagattgcccagagatgttATGAATGCCCCCTCCGTGGAAGCtttcaaggctaggctggatggggctgtgagcaacctggtctaagggaggtgtccctgcctatagcatGGGGGgcttaaaggtcccttccaacacaaaccattctatgcttcttttttttttttttctctgcttgttttcaaCTTTTTAgactccatctttttttttctttatcacttGGGAATATGTCGGTTATAGGAAAACTGCTCTCATTGTGAAGGGTGGAGTTTAAAGACATTTATAAGACTGGAACAAATTATATTTATAGAATGTTTGTGAAACAACAGCTGTGTAGTAAttttttatgtggaaaaaatctAAACGTGGCTCACAAGAGGACAGCCTTCTGTAGTTCACAAGCGTCAGTTCACCAGACTATGCCAATCCCTAgttctgtgtgtattttatgCTCCTTTGGATCAATGtctcaaagaagaaatgtcaAGGTTAAGAACATCCTCCACCTCTAAGACCGCAAAAGAGAAACTGATGAGAGCCATCAGCATAGGTGCTCTGAGAGGTGAGATGCAGGAAGGGCAGACAGATCCCTTGGGGCTGTATGTCCCATACCTGAGATTCCTCTGTGGCTGCCCAACCGGCCACACCAGCACTGACCCTCCCTGATGTATGTCTTGCCTTTCCCCCAAATTCCTTACAacatgcagctcctgctcatGATCCCATGCATCCAGGCTATGGGACCGTACCTCACTTTGGGCAGACAGCTGGCCCCACTGGTGTATCCCGCTGATTTTCCAAGTTAAATGTGTTTGGGGCTCAGGGATATAGTGccttttgaaaaggaaatgagacaCAGGATGgccatttgatttcttttttctgttaagTAAGCACAGAGAGGCCTTCCAGGCTTGCATGCAGTCAAGGTCAGTTTGACctttctgtgttgctgcagcTCCCTCCTTTTTGGTAGAATCACACATTGGAACAGTGTGGTGCCACATTTATAACCCTTCGGTTCAGAATATGAAGACACATGTCCCACGTGTAGCCTTCACAAGAAGAACTTTTAGCAATATATTTAGAatgcatgaaaagaaatgtctgtACCTCTTCACTGTGACCCTCTCTTAAGCATTTGTAAGGTAACGTGCCCAGCTGTGAGAAGTGGCAGAAATCAGAGGTGAAAGACAGCACTAAGTACATTTTATCCTGCAATGTGAAGGAAATATCATGAACACTGAGACAGTTGTACAGGCTTTGTGAACATCACTACATGGCATGGATGGATT
Encoded proteins:
- the GCM1 gene encoding chorion-specific transcription factor GCMa, with translation MLKAADDVGMKQEDSAPQRAEITSWDINDIKLPQDVRQTDWFQEWPDSYVKHIYSSEDKNAQRHHSSWAMRNTNNHNSRILKKSCLGVVVCGNDCSTLDGRKIYLRPAICDKARQKQQRKCCPNCNGPLRLLSCRGHGGYPVTNFWRHEGQFIFFQSKGAHDHPRPETKLEAEARRSIQKAHTAFSPPSPTLIRLQEVKSLTGEVPTQKVLPLLLSQPDQCMLPASFGGCLSTSSLQQTPGHCMEQTPYPGAAGEHVEGRVHPAHVGSCTQAWSSPLHIPGVLPVTKGGYNPLRPSAGPLGEESCEGKAPPAYSLPPPSYPLPQHGSGLRGSHQQLPVLFKESHGDVEEGRRCTNPSYCNNLFCNLYPLR